From the genome of Chania multitudinisentens RB-25, one region includes:
- the srmB gene encoding ATP-dependent RNA helicase SrmB, protein MTATQFSELELDERLITALRDKGYDRPTAIQAAAIPPAMDGRDVLGSAPTGTGKTAAFLLPVLQHLLDFPRRKSGPPRVLILTPTRELAMQVADQARELAAHTSLDIATITGGVAYMNHAEVFSENQDVVVATTGRLLQYIREENFDCRAVETLILDEADRMLDMGFAQDIETISAETRWRNQTLLFSATLEGDAIREFAERILKEPVEVEADPSRRERKKILQWYYRADDIKHKTALLVHLLKQPDVQKSVIFVRKRERVHELVAWLREAGINTCYLEGEMVQAKRNEAVKRMLDGRVNVLVATDVAARGLDILDITHVFNFDMPRTADTYLHRIGRTGRAGRKGTAISLVEAHDQLLLGKVGRYLNEPLKVRVIEGLRPVTKVPSEKSNGKPSKKVLAKRAEDKLKNKEKAKVKVRHRDAKNVGKRRQPKAKPE, encoded by the coding sequence ATGACAGCAACCCAATTTTCTGAACTCGAACTCGATGAACGCCTGATCACCGCACTGCGTGATAAAGGTTACGATCGCCCCACAGCTATTCAAGCCGCAGCGATTCCCCCGGCAATGGATGGGCGCGACGTATTGGGTTCTGCGCCAACTGGCACGGGCAAAACCGCAGCATTTTTGCTACCCGTTTTGCAGCATTTGCTGGATTTCCCTCGCAGAAAATCCGGCCCACCGCGTGTTTTGATTCTCACCCCAACACGTGAGCTGGCCATGCAGGTGGCCGATCAGGCACGTGAATTGGCTGCTCATACCTCGCTGGATATCGCCACAATTACCGGTGGCGTGGCTTACATGAATCACGCAGAAGTGTTCAGTGAAAATCAGGACGTGGTGGTAGCAACCACTGGCCGCCTGCTGCAATACATCAGGGAAGAAAATTTTGACTGCCGCGCGGTTGAAACACTTATCCTTGACGAAGCTGACCGCATGCTGGATATGGGGTTTGCGCAAGATATCGAAACTATTTCAGCTGAAACTCGCTGGCGTAACCAAACCCTGTTGTTCTCCGCAACGCTGGAAGGCGATGCCATCCGCGAATTTGCCGAACGCATCCTGAAAGAACCGGTAGAAGTGGAAGCCGACCCATCGCGCCGCGAGCGCAAAAAAATTCTGCAATGGTATTATCGCGCCGATGATATCAAGCATAAAACCGCCCTGCTGGTGCACCTGCTGAAGCAGCCAGACGTCCAAAAATCCGTCATTTTCGTGCGCAAACGCGAGCGAGTGCATGAATTAGTCGCTTGGTTACGTGAAGCAGGTATCAATACCTGCTATCTCGAAGGTGAAATGGTGCAAGCCAAACGTAACGAAGCGGTAAAACGCATGCTGGATGGCCGAGTGAACGTGCTGGTTGCCACCGATGTTGCCGCACGTGGTCTGGATATTTTGGATATCACTCACGTGTTCAACTTCGATATGCCTCGTACCGCAGACACCTATCTGCATCGGATTGGTCGTACCGGCCGTGCCGGGCGCAAAGGCACGGCGATTTCTCTGGTTGAAGCCCACGACCAGTTGCTCTTGGGCAAAGTGGGCCGCTATCTTAATGAACCACTGAAAGTTCGCGTAATTGAAGGACTCCGCCCGGTCACCAAAGTACCAAGCGAAAAAAGCAACGGGAAGCCTTCAAAGAAAGTGCTGGCAAAACGCGCCGAAGACAAGCTGAAGAATAAAGAGAAGGCTAAAGTAAAAGTTCGCCATCGCGATGCGAAAAACGTTGGTAAACGCCGCCA
- the trmN gene encoding tRNA(1)(Val) (adenine(37)-N(6))-methyltransferase TrmN, which translates to MLRQFCLLVAIVSNQSKIKQPPRRGGFTFKQFFVAHDRCAMKVGTDGVLLGAWALLGQARRLLDIGCGSGLIALMLAQRAAAEAIIDAVELDSEAAAQARENVLESPWPQKIQVYTQDIHYFARHHTHCYDLIVSNPPYFEPAVACRDRARTNARYTETLTHDALLDCAERLIAEGGHFCLILPYAIGEAFEVNAHQRGWYSARRLNISDQAETLRHRMLLALTRNPVEKEETELAIKLADGSYTADFRQLITDFYLNY; encoded by the coding sequence ATGCTACGCCAGTTTTGTCTCTTGGTGGCTATTGTGAGTAATCAATCTAAAATCAAACAGCCTCCGCGCCGCGGTGGTTTTACCTTCAAACAATTTTTTGTTGCTCACGATCGTTGTGCGATGAAAGTGGGCACCGATGGGGTATTGCTCGGTGCCTGGGCGTTATTGGGGCAGGCACGCCGACTGCTGGATATTGGCTGTGGCAGCGGGCTGATTGCGTTGATGCTGGCGCAGCGTGCGGCAGCCGAAGCCATTATTGATGCTGTTGAGCTGGATAGCGAAGCCGCAGCCCAAGCGCGTGAGAATGTGCTGGAATCCCCTTGGCCGCAAAAAATTCAGGTATATACGCAGGATATCCATTATTTTGCGCGGCACCATACGCATTGTTATGATTTGATTGTCAGTAATCCACCGTATTTCGAACCCGCCGTAGCCTGCCGCGATCGGGCGCGTACCAATGCTCGTTATACTGAAACCCTGACTCATGATGCTCTGTTGGATTGCGCCGAGCGTTTGATTGCTGAAGGCGGCCATTTTTGCCTGATATTACCTTATGCTATTGGCGAAGCATTTGAAGTGAATGCACACCAACGTGGCTGGTATTCAGCTCGTCGGCTGAATATCAGCGATCAGGCCGAAACCTTGCGGCACCGTATGCTATTGGCACTGACTCGCAATCCAGTAGAGAAAGAAGAAACAGAGTTGGCCATCAAACTGGCGGATGGCAGCTATACTGCCGATTTCCGCCAATTAATTACGGACTTTTACTTGAACTACTGA
- the nadB gene encoding L-aspartate oxidase, which yields MQPSSEHVSDVLIVGSGAAGLSLALRLAQHCKVTVLSKGPLNEGATFYAQGGIAAVFDETDSIASHVDDTLIAGAGLCDKDAVEFIAGNARHCVQWLIDQGVLFDTETNSQGEERYHLTREGGHSHRRILHAADATGKEVETTLVGKASAHPNICVMERHNAVDLITSNKIGLPGTKRVVGAYVWNREQEQVETYRAKTVVLATGGAAKVYQYTTNPDISSGDGIAMAWRAGCRVANLEFNQFHPTCLFHPQARNFLLTEALRGEGAYLKRPDGSRFMPDFDERGELAPRDIVARAIDHEMKRLGADCMYLDISHKPAEFITQHFPMIHDKLLTLGFDLTKQPIPIVPAAHYTCGGVMVDQHGRTDLDGLYAIGEVSYTGLHGANRMASNSLLECLVYGWSAAEDILTRLPTIKLVKQLPQWDESRVDDSDERVVIQHNWHELRLFMWDYVGIVRTTKRLERALRRINTLQQEIDEYYANFRISNNLLELRNLVQVAELIVRSAMERKESRGLHFTLDYPEMLPEPKPTILQP from the coding sequence ATGCAACCATCATCTGAACATGTTAGCGATGTACTGATTGTCGGCAGCGGTGCTGCGGGCTTATCACTGGCGTTGCGCCTGGCGCAGCATTGCAAGGTTACTGTACTCAGCAAAGGTCCGCTTAATGAAGGCGCAACCTTTTATGCCCAAGGCGGGATCGCCGCGGTATTTGATGAAACGGACAGTATCGCTTCACACGTTGATGACACACTGATTGCCGGAGCTGGCTTGTGTGATAAAGACGCGGTCGAATTCATTGCCGGAAATGCACGCCATTGCGTACAGTGGCTGATTGATCAAGGCGTTTTGTTCGATACCGAAACCAATTCCCAGGGTGAAGAACGTTATCACCTAACGCGTGAAGGCGGGCACAGCCACCGCCGTATCCTGCACGCCGCCGATGCTACCGGTAAAGAAGTAGAAACTACCCTCGTAGGTAAAGCAAGTGCTCACCCCAATATTTGTGTAATGGAACGTCACAATGCGGTTGATCTGATCACCTCCAATAAAATCGGGTTACCGGGCACCAAACGCGTCGTCGGTGCTTACGTCTGGAATCGTGAGCAAGAACAGGTGGAAACTTATCGTGCTAAAACAGTGGTACTGGCCACTGGCGGAGCAGCCAAGGTCTATCAATACACCACCAACCCGGATATTTCCTCTGGTGACGGCATAGCCATGGCTTGGCGCGCCGGATGCCGGGTCGCCAATCTGGAGTTCAACCAGTTTCACCCAACCTGCCTGTTCCATCCACAGGCGCGCAATTTCCTGCTGACCGAGGCGTTGCGCGGTGAAGGGGCCTATCTGAAACGCCCAGACGGTAGCCGCTTTATGCCAGACTTCGACGAACGCGGCGAATTGGCCCCGCGCGATATCGTGGCACGCGCCATTGATCATGAAATGAAGCGCTTGGGTGCCGATTGCATGTATCTGGACATCAGCCATAAACCGGCAGAATTCATCACTCAGCATTTCCCGATGATTCATGACAAGCTGCTGACATTAGGCTTTGACCTGACCAAGCAACCGATACCGATCGTGCCTGCCGCACACTATACCTGCGGTGGTGTGATGGTCGATCAGCATGGCCGAACAGACCTGGACGGCCTGTATGCCATTGGCGAAGTCAGCTACACCGGCCTGCATGGTGCCAATCGTATGGCATCGAATTCACTGCTGGAATGCCTGGTTTATGGTTGGTCCGCCGCCGAAGATATTCTAACCCGTTTGCCGACCATTAAGCTGGTCAAGCAGTTGCCACAGTGGGATGAAAGCCGGGTCGATGACTCTGATGAACGGGTGGTTATCCAGCATAACTGGCACGAATTACGGCTGTTTATGTGGGATTACGTAGGCATTGTGCGCACCACCAAACGTCTGGAGCGAGCCCTGCGCCGCATCAACACCTTGCAGCAGGAAATTGATGAGTATTACGCCAATTTCCGCATCTCCAACAATCTGCTGGAATTACGCAATCTGGTGCAGGTAGCGGAATTGATTGTACGCAGCGCAATGGAGCGCAAAGAAAGCCGTGGGTTGCATTTCACGTTGGATTATCCCGAGATGCTGCCTGAACCCAAGCCCACAATTCTGCAACCCTGA
- the rpoE gene encoding RNA polymerase sigma factor RpoE — protein MSEQLTDQVLVERVQKGDQKSFNLLVVRYQHKVASLVSRYVPQGDVPDVVQESFIKAYRALESFRGDSAFYTWLYRIAVNTAKNYLVAQGRRPPSSDVDANDAENYESAGALKEISNPENLMLSEELRQIVFRTIESLPEDLRMAITLRELDGLSYEEIAAIMDCPVGTVRSRIFRAREAIDNKVQPLIQR, from the coding sequence ATGAGCGAGCAGTTAACGGACCAAGTTCTGGTTGAGCGGGTTCAAAAGGGCGATCAGAAATCGTTTAACTTACTGGTGGTACGTTACCAGCATAAGGTTGCGAGTCTTGTTTCCCGCTATGTGCCACAGGGTGATGTGCCTGATGTAGTGCAGGAGTCATTTATTAAGGCCTATCGCGCACTGGAATCATTCCGGGGGGACAGCGCCTTTTACACGTGGTTATATCGAATTGCCGTGAATACGGCAAAGAATTACCTGGTTGCTCAGGGCCGGCGTCCACCCTCAAGCGATGTGGATGCCAACGATGCCGAAAATTACGAAAGTGCAGGTGCATTGAAAGAAATTTCGAACCCTGAGAATTTAATGTTGTCAGAAGAGTTGAGACAGATAGTTTTCCGTACTATTGAGTCACTTCCCGAGGATCTTCGCATGGCGATTACCCTGCGGGAATTAGATGGTCTAAGCTACGAAGAGATAGCAGCTATCATGGACTGTCCGGTAGGAACAGTACGTTCGCGTATTTTCCGTGCCAGGGAGGCTATCGATAATAAAGTTCAACCGCTGATCCAACGTTAG